The Wansuia hejianensis genomic interval GTGATAGAGGGCGAAAAAGGCATGTTCATAGCTATGCCCAGCCGAAAGGCCACAGATGGGGAGTACCGGGATATTGCTCATCCGATCAATTCCGCTACCCGTGATAAAATTCAGAAGATCATTCTCGACAAATATGAGCAGGCAATGGCAGAGGATGTCGAAGAAGCCATTTAGAAAAACTGTATAATTTTTGAAGAAGGTATGGACACCGTATTTTGCGGCCGAGGAGGTTTTGACGGCAGAATGCGGTGTCTTTTTCAGATTGGTTCCAATTGGGCGGTGAGAAGGAGGGGGGTGGATACCCAGCCTTTCTGGTCATCTAAAACGCTTCAGCCAGGCTCGCCGAAAGGGTTTCCCGCTGCTTTTCGTCCGTATATCCATCCCCTTGCCCCCCCATTTTTTGGGGGATTGCCGGGGAGTTTGGTAGTGGGCTATAATGAGATTTGTATAATATGGTTCGAGGAGGTCCGTTATGGTTTTACCAGAGCAATTTAAGAACAGGATGAGGAATATGCTGGGGGATGAGTATCAGGATTTTATAGATAGCTATGAGATGCCGCGTCAATATGGGCTGAGGGTGAATACGCTGAAGGTTTCACCGGAGGAGTTTGGGGAGATGGCTCCGTTTCCGGTGGAACGGATTCCCTGGATAAAGAACGGATTCTTTTATAAAGAAGGGATTTTTCCGGCGAGGCATCCGTATTACGCGGCAGGGGTCTATTATCTCCAGGAGCCTAGTGCAATGACCCCGGCCAGCCGCCTTTCGGTGGAGCCGGGGGACAGGGTTTTGGACCTGTGTGCGGCTCCGGGAGGGAAGGCGACCGAGCTGGCGGCCAGGCTTAAGGGGAAAGGGGTGCTAGTGGCCAATGATATCAGCAACTCACGGGCCAGGGCATTGCTGCACAATCTGGAGCTGTTCGGGGCGGCCAACATTTTTGTAACGAATGAAATCCCGGCGAGGCTGGCAGAGAGCTTTCCGGGGTATTTTGATAAAATACTGGTGGATGCGCCGTGCTCCGGGGAGGGGATGTTTCGGAAGGACCCGGATGTGATTGGTTCATGGAGCAGTGAACGCGTGGACTTCTTTGCGAAGCAGCAGCGGTCGATTGTCAAAAGCGCGGTTGAAATGTTGAGGCCGGGCGGGGTTATGCTGTATTCTACCTGTACATTTTCGGCGGAGGAGAATGAAGGGACCGTAGGATGGCTTTTGGAGCAAAACCCGGAGCTGGAACTGCTGAAGCTGGAGCCTTACGAAGGCTTTTCAGAGGGAAAACCGGAATGGGGCGGCGGGAATGAGACGCTTTCCTGCTGTGTCCGGATCTGGCCGCACAGAATGAACGGAGAGGGACATTTCATGGCGCTTCTGAGAAAACGGACGGCGGGCAGTGAAGATGAACGGAAGAGGCTGGAACAGCAGGAGGAAAAGCAGCAGAACAGGGTGAAACGGAAGAAGAAGGAGCAGCCGAAGGCAGAGGGAAAATTGGAAGCAGAGGAAAAGAAGCATCTGGAAGCATTTTTGCGGGAAGGAGGGGCACAGCTTCCCTGCGGCCGGGTGGAAAGCAGAGGGGGAAAAGCGTACCTGGTCCCGGAAATGCCGGATTCTGTCAAGGGGATCAGATTTTTGAGAAACGGTCTGTATCTGGGAGAGTTTAAGAAAGGAAGATTTGAACCGTCGGAGGCTTATGCCATGTATCTGTCTCCGGAATGTTACTCTAAAGTGCTGAGCTTTGGAGCAGAAAGTGAACAGGTGGAAATGTATCTGCGGGGAGAGACTGTTTTTGACATAAAAGTGGGTGAGAAATGTAAAAATGGGTGGAATTTAGTCTGTGTCGATAAATTTTCTTTGGGCTGGGGGAAATTGTCAAATGGGGTGTTAAAGAACAAGTACTTGTGTAGCTGGAGAAAAAATTAAGCTATATCTTGTATAAAATGATTCAAAAGTGATACAAAAAAGCGACAAAATATTACGTTTATGTTACAAATAATTAAAAAATGCTTTCATTTTTTAAGACTCTGTGGTATAATCAAAAAAGCACGGGGAGCAGAGGATCTGTCAGAGACTCTGGTGCAAGTCTTTTCTGGAAGTGAAGAGCCAGGGAGGGCGAGGGGTAACATGAGGTGTAAGAGATGAAAAATAGGAAAAGATTCTACGGGATTCTGGCCGCATTCTTAGTCGTGGCGAATGTATTGCCCTGCTATGGTGCAACCACTCAGGAACAGATTGGAGAGACACAGCAGGAGAAGCAGCAGACGGAAGCTGAATTGCAGACCACAGAAGCGAGAATTGAGGCGCTGGAATCTAAAAAAGGTGAGTCGGAAGCGTATTTGTCAGAACTGAACCAACAGTTGTCCGATTTGACATTGAGCCTTCAGCAGCTCCAGCAGGATTACAATGATAAGCAGTCTGAGCTGGAAGAGGTACAGGCTGAGCTGGAAGAAGCAAAGGCCCAGGAAGAAAAACAGTACGAGGATATGAAGCTCCGTATCCAGTACATGTACGAGCATTCAACCAGTACAGGTGCTCTGGAAGCACTGTTTTCGGCAGAAAGTTTTACGGATTTTCTGAACCGGGCAGACACGATGTCCTCGATCAATAAGTACGACCGGGAAATGCTCACTACCTACCAAGAGACTAAGGAAGAGGTAGCGGCGAAGGAGCAGCAGGTAAAGGACGAGCAGGAAGCGATCCGCAAACTTCAGGAAGAAAGTGCGGACAAGCAGGAGCAGGTGCAGGCCCTTTACGAAGCTACATATAATGAAATAAGAGATTATACAGAAGACCTGGAAGGAGCCCAGGGCGAACAGGCCAGTCTGGTGGCGCAGATACAGAAGCAGGAGGATGCTCTGAATCAGCTTCTGATCCAGGCTAAGGAAGAAGAAGTGGCAGCCCAGCAGAAGGCACAGGCAGAGGAAGCAGCAAGGCAGGCGGCTCAGCAGGCAGCGGTATCCAATAACAGCTCTTCGGGAGGCAGTTCATCAGGAAGCAGCTCTTCATCCGGTTCATCAGGGAACGAAGCGTCTCCGGCACCCTCAGAGCCGGAACAAGAGGATGGCAGCAATTCCGGCGGCGGGACCTATCTCGGAAGATTTAAACTGACCGCATATTGCTCCTGTTCCATATGCTGCGGCAAGTGGGCTGAATATGCAGGAACAACGGCCAGCGGGGCGAAAGCAGAGCAGGGTGTGACAGTTGCCATGGGAGGAGTGCCGTTCGGCACGAAGCTATCCATTAACGGCCATGTGTATACAGTTCAGGACCGTGGAACCGCTTATGGACATGTAGATGTTTATTTCTCCAATCATTCAGATGCCTTGGCATTTGGACTGCAGTATGCAGACGTCTACCAGGTTGGCTGATACAGGAAGGTGCCTTGGGGAGGCCTGAGGCACCTTTTCAATATCTTTACAAAGTTAGAAAGAATTTGTATTTAAGTGTTGACATTTTTACGAAATTCTAATATAATAACTTTTGCTGATATTGAGAGCAATCGAAGCGTGGCTCAGTTTGGTAGAGCGCTGCGTTCGGGACGCAGAGGTCGTGGGTTCGAATCCCGTCGCTTCGACGGAAGAGTATTTTCTGATTTGGAAGATACTCTTTTTTTGCGGTTTTACAGGGATTTCACAGGTTTTCCCTTGACTTTTTACAGCGCAGAAGCTATAATGTTCAAGCGTGCATGAAAATGCAGTTGTTTTTATGCGCGTTTTTATAACGATTTACAGCAGCCGTAACCCAAAATTATCAGGAGGTGAAAGGAATGCCAACATTTAACCAGTTAGTTAGAAAAGGCCGTGAGACTTCCGTTAAAAAGTCCACAGCACCGGCTCTTCAGAAAAGCTTCAATTCTCTGAAGAAAAAATCAACAGATATGTCCTCACCGCAGAAGCGAGGCGTATGTACCGCAGTTAAGACAGCAACTCCTAAGAAGCCTAACTCAGCTCTTAGAAAGATTGCCAGGGTTCGTCTTTCCAATGGTATCGAAGTTACCAGCTATATTCCAGGAGAAGGCCACAACCTTCAGGAGCACAGCGTGGTGCTGATCCGTGGAGGAAGAGTTAAGGACCTGCCCGGTACCAGATACCACATCATCCGTGGAACCCTGGATACCGCAGGAGTAGCGAACAGAAAACAGGCTCGTTCCAAATACGGCGCCAAGAGACCGAAAAAATAATCCGCGGCTGTGAAATTTGCCGCATGGAGACTGATTAGAGTTGTATCACAGATTATGGTTAATGTTAAGACGGTTATTCCGAACCTGAACGGCTGCAGGTTGATAGAGAATTTACCGGCGCAGACACATTCGTGTACCATATCAGTGTGAGTACCTGAGATCTAATCGCATTATGATTAAGGAGGGAAGTAACGTGCCACGTAAAGGACATACTCAGAAGAGAGATGTTTTAGCAGATCCGATCTATAACAATAAAGTGGTTACCAAGCTTATCAATAACATCATGTTAGACGGTAAGAAGGGTGTAGCCCAGAAGATTGTATACGGAGCATTTGCTAAAGTTGAAGAAAAAGCCGGAAAGCCGGCTCTGGAAATATTTGAAGAAGCAATGAACAATATTATGCCGGTTCTGGAAGTAAAAGCAAGACGTATCGGCGGTGCCACCTATCAGGTGCCCATCGAGGTCAGACCGGAGAGACGCCAGGCGCTGGCGCTTCGCTGGATTACCCTGTACTCCCGCAAGAGAGGCGAGAAGACAATGGAAGACAGACTGGCTAATGAGCTTATGGATGCCATGAACAACACAGGCGCATCTGTAAAGAAGAAAGAAGACATGCATAAGATGGCAGAGGCTAATAAGGCATTTGCTCATTATCGATTCTAAAGGAGGAAAACCCGTTGGCTGGAAGAGAATATCCATTAGAGAGAACCAGAAACATTGGTATTATGGCACATATCGATGCGGGTAAGACAACTCTTACCGAACGTATCCTGTACTATACCGGTGTTAACTACAAAATTGGAGATACTCACGAAGGAACTGCCACCATGGACTGGATGGAACAGGAGCAGGAGCGTGGTATTACCATTACTTCAGCCGCTACAACCTGTCACTGGACACTGCAGGAAAACTGCATGAATAAACCGGGAGCTCTGGAGCACCGTATCAATATCATTGATACTCCTGGACACGTTGACTTTACCGTAGAGGTGGAGCGTTCTCTGCGTGTGCTGGACGGCGCTGTCGGCGTGTTCTGTGCGAAGGGTGGAGTTGAACCTCAGTCTGAGAACGTATGGCGTCAGGCGGATACCTACAACGTACCGCGTATGGCATTCATCAACAAGATGGATATCCTGGGAGCAAACTTCTATGGAGCCGTTGACCAGATCAGAACCAGATTAGGCAAGAATGCGATCATTCTTCAGCTGCCCATCGGCAAGGAAGATGAATTCCAGGGAATCATCGACCTGTTTGAGATGAAAGCTTATATCTATAATGATGACAAAGGCGAGGATATTTCCATTGTTGATATTCCTGAAGACATGCAGGATGATGCGGAGCTGTATCATACAGAGCTGATTGAAAAGGTCTGCGAGCTGGATGACGATCTGATGATGCGTTATCTGGAAGACGACATTCCGTCAGTGGATGAGATGAAAGCTGTTCTCCGTAAAGCGACCTGCGAATGCGCAGCCGTTCCTGTGTGCTGCGGAACTGCCTACAGGAATAAAGGCGTTCAGAAGCTTCTGGACGCAATCGTTGAATATATGCCGTCCCCTGTTGATATTCCGCCCATTGACGGTAAAGATATGGAAGGCAATGAAGTGCTGAGGCACTCATCTGATGATGAGCCGTTCTCCGCGCTGGTATTTAAGATCATGACTGACCCGTTTGTTGGTAAGCTGGCATACTTCCGGGTATATTCCGGAAGCATGAACGCAGGCTCCTATGTGCTGAATGCCACCAAGGGCAAGAAAGAACGTGTGGGACGTATTCTTCAGATGCACGCCAACAAGAGGATGGAGCTTGACAAAGTGTATTCCGGTGATATCGCTGCAGCGATCGGTTTCAAATTCTCCACGACAGGTGATACGATCTGTGATGACCAGCATCCTGTGATCCTGGAGTCCATGGAGTTCCCGGAGCCGGTTATTGAGCTGGCGATCGAGCCAAAGACGAAAGCTGGACAGGGCAAGCTGGGTGAAGCGCTTGCCAAGCTGGCAGAAGAAGATCCTACCTTCCGTGCGCACACGAATAAAGAAACCGGGCAGACCATTATCGCAGGTATGGGTGAACTGCATCTGGAGATTATCGTAGATCGTCTGCTCCGTGAGTTCCACGTGGAGGCTAATGTAGGCGCACCGCAGGTAGCCTATAAAGAGACCATCACCAAATCTGTGGACGTGGACAGCAAGTACGCGAAACAGTCCGGCGGACGTGGACAGTACGGCCATTGTAAGGTTAAATTTGAACCCATGGATGCGAATGCGGAAGAGACCTATAAGTTTGAATCCACGGTTGTCGGCGGTGCGATTCCGAAGGAGTATATCCCGGCGGTCGGCGAAGGTATCGAGGATGCAATGAAGGCCGGTATCCTGGGTGGATTCCCGGTAGTAGGCGTTCATGCCAATGTATATGACGGCTCCTACCATGAAGTCGACTCTTCAGAAATGGCATTCCACATTGCCGGATCTCTGGCATTTAAAGACGCGATGTCCAAAGCCTCCCCGGTACTGCTGGAGCCCATCATGAAGGTGGAGGTGTCCACACCGGAGGATTACATGGGTGATGTAATCGGCGATATCAACTCCCGCCGCGGACGTATCGAGGGCATGGATGATATCGGCGGAGGAAAGATGATCCGTGGATTCGTTCCGCTGGCAGAGATGTTCGGCTATGCGACCGACCTCCGTTCCAGAACTCAGGGACGTGGAAACTACTCGATGTTCTTTGAAAGATACGAGCAGGTTCCGAAATCTGTACAGGAAAAAGTTCTTTCTGAGAAGGGCAAATAATCCAGATTTCACTTGCAATAAGGGCAAAAATGCAATATAATCTACCTTAGCAGGTTTCACGAAAACGAAAATAAAAATCATGAAAAGCCCACGGGGCTGAAGATTTATAAGGAGGACATTTAAAAATGGCAAAAGCTAAGTTTGAAAGATCAAAACCGCATTGTAACATTGGTACCATCGGTCACGTAGACCATGGCAAAACCACTTTGACCGCAGCTATCACCAAGACCCTGAACGTAAGACTGGGCCTGGGCCAGGCAGTTGCATTTGATAACATTGATAAGGCTCCGGAAGAGAGAGAGCGTGGAATCACGATCTCTACCGCTCATGTTGAGTATGAGACCGAGAACAGACATTACGCACACGTTGACTGCCCAGGACATGCCGATTACGTTAAGAACATGATCACCGGCGCTGCACAGATGGATGGTGCTATCCTGGTTGTAGCCGCTACCGATGGTGTTATGGCTCAGACGAAAGAGCACATCCTGCTGTCCCGTCAGGTAGGTGTTCCCTATATCGTTGTATTCATGAACAAATGTGACATGGTTGATGACGAAGAGCTGCTCGAGCTGGTAGACATGGAGATCCGTGAGCTGCTGAACGAGTATGATTTCCCGGGAGATGACACCCCGATCATTCAGGGTTCCGCTCTGAAGGCTCTGGAAGATCCCAACAGCGAGTGGGGCGATAAGATTCTTGAGCTGATGAAGGCTGTTGACGAGTGGGTTCCGGATCCGCAGCGTGACACTGACAAGCCGTTCCTGATGCCTGTAGAGGATGTATTCACCATCACCGGACGTGGTACTGTTGCCACCGGTAGAGTAGAGCGTGGTATTCTGCATCTGAACGAAGAAGTTGAGATCGTTGGTATCAAGGAAGAGACTCGTAAGACTGTTGTAACCGGTATCGAGATGTTCCGTAAGCTGCTGGATGAGGCACAGGCTGGTGATAACATCGGCGCGCTGCTTCGTGGCGTTCAGAGAACCGAAATTGAAAGAGGACAGGTTCTTGCAAAACCGGGTACTGTAACCTGCCATAAGAAGTTTACGGCTCAGGTATACGTACTGACCAAAGATGAGGGTGGACGTCATACACCTTTCTTCAACAACTACAGACCGCAGTTCTATTTCCGTACAACCGACGTAACAGGTGTTATTAACCTGCCGGAAGGTACTGAGATGTGCATGCCTGGCGATAACGTAGAGATGACCATCGAACTGATTCATCCGATCGCTATGGAGCAAGGTCTTACTTTCGCTATCCGTGAAGGTGGACGTACTGTTGGATCAGGCCGTGTTGCTACGATCATCGAGTAATACCAATAAATACTGAGAATCAAGGCTTCCAGGTTTTTCCTGGAAGCCTTTTTCTGTCAGTATAATATTGATCCTGTAAATAATTGCTAAAGCTGTAATAGGATAAAGAAGTACAAGCCGGAAAAACGAGGGTGGTGTGGTATATAGCGCCTGGGAGCATAAGCTGCAGATATAATTGGCAGGATTGCTGCATGTTAGAAAAACGGGCTGAAATGGTAAATATGGTTGGTGGATTTTGTCTTTATCAGGATTTATAATGATAATATCGGCGCAGATAAGGAGGATTACCATGAATTTAGGGAACAGTCTATTTCAGGCGAGGAAGAAAAGCGGATTGTCGCAGGAAGATGTGGCAGAAAAACTGGGCGTCAGCAGGCAAACTATTTCTAAGTGGGAAACGGATATCAGGATGAAGTCAATATTACCAATTTCGGGGTGAGATTAGGTCTGATGTTAGATGAGTTAAAAGAAGCTTATGGGTACGGGGAACAAGACGCAGTTTTAGTGTTAAAGGACATTCTGTTCAAGGTATGGAATGGCCGGAAAAGTGGAAAGTGAGGAGAATATGATGTTAGATCTATTGATGAAAAGAAGAAGCTGCCGTAAGTTTCAGCAAAAGACAGTGGAGACAGATAAGATAGAGAAAATTCTCCTATCGGCACAGCTTTCACCCTCTGGGAAAAACGCATGTCCGTGGGAATTTATTACCATTGAGGATAAAGAGACGCTGCAAAAGCTCGGTGATTGCCGGAAGCCTAATCAGCCATTTTTGCCCCAGGCGCCCCTGGCTATCGCAGTATTATGCAATACAGAGAAGTCCGATACCTGGATTGAAGATGGTTCCATTGCCTCTGCCATCATGCAGTTGGAGGCAGAGAGCTTAGGATTGGGGTCCTGTTGGGTACAAATTCGCCTGAGAGAATCCAACCAGGGTAAGAGCAGCGAAGAATATGTGCGTGAACTTCTTGGAGTACCAAAGCATATGGCCATTTTGAACATAATTGCTGTGGGTTATCCGGAAGAGAGGCTGCCGGCACATACTTTGAATGAGATAAAAACGGAAAGAGTTCATAAAGAAATATATTAAAAGCATTATGGTATCTCTGGGATTTGCCTGTATTTTTAGTATGCAATATAAAAATGAATACAGGTTGCACACAGGGAAATGAATTTTAACTGCTCTTTTTTGAAAGCATAGAACAAGGCGTGGACAATCATCTTACAGGAGGTATGCGAATGGCATCTGATCGGGAGTATTTGCAGTTTATTCTGGGACAATTATCGGGTTTGGAAGATATAACATACAGGGCAATGATGGGTGAGTACATTATCTATTATCATGGTAAAATAGCAGGCGGGATATATGATAACAGATTGCTTGTTAAGCCGGTTAAATCTGCGATTTCCTATATGAAGAAAGTTTCTTATGAATTTCCCTATGAAGGGGCAAAAGCTATGCTGCTTGTTGATGAAATAGATAATGCGGAATACTTGGCTGGGTTATTTGAAGCGATGGTGAGTGAGCTGCCAGAGCAGAGGCCGAGAAAAGTTTTTCCCTAAGGTATCTGTCTTTTATGCGGAAATACTGTCGGTTGTGTAAAAGCTCTTGTACCAGAGAAGGGCATGCTTTATACTTGGAAGATACACGGGGACGGTTCAGATGGTGAAATCTATGAAGAGAATTGCAGTATGTGATGATGAAAAGTGTATGCGGGATCAGATGCGGGAATACTTGAAGGATCTGGAGCCGGTTTTTCAGGCGGATTATTACGAGAGCGGCAATGCACTTCTGGATGCAGGTATCTTTTATGATGTAATTTTTCTGGATATTGATATGCGGGGGCTTACTGGCATTGATACGGCGAGAATATGGAGAAGCAAAGACAAGAAGGCGAAGATCATCTATGTGACCGCTTATGAAGATTTCAGAGAGTATGCGTTTTCGGTCCACGCTTTTGGATATCTGGTAAAGCCGGTGAGCAGGGAGAAGATTCAGGCGCTGCTGCAGGAGGCTATGGATTATGAACAGGAAGAGGCTGTGGGACCGAAGGTCCGTTTTCAGACGGATGAGGGCTTTCAGGAATTTCCGGTTCGGGATATTTGCTATTTTGAATATGCGAACCGGAAA includes:
- a CDS encoding TfoX/Sxy family protein — encoded protein: MASDREYLQFILGQLSGLEDITYRAMMGEYIIYYHGKIAGGIYDNRLLVKPVKSAISYMKKVSYEFPYEGAKAMLLVDEIDNAEYLAGLFEAMVSELPEQRPRKVFP
- the fusA gene encoding elongation factor G, producing the protein MAGREYPLERTRNIGIMAHIDAGKTTLTERILYYTGVNYKIGDTHEGTATMDWMEQEQERGITITSAATTCHWTLQENCMNKPGALEHRINIIDTPGHVDFTVEVERSLRVLDGAVGVFCAKGGVEPQSENVWRQADTYNVPRMAFINKMDILGANFYGAVDQIRTRLGKNAIILQLPIGKEDEFQGIIDLFEMKAYIYNDDKGEDISIVDIPEDMQDDAELYHTELIEKVCELDDDLMMRYLEDDIPSVDEMKAVLRKATCECAAVPVCCGTAYRNKGVQKLLDAIVEYMPSPVDIPPIDGKDMEGNEVLRHSSDDEPFSALVFKIMTDPFVGKLAYFRVYSGSMNAGSYVLNATKGKKERVGRILQMHANKRMELDKVYSGDIAAAIGFKFSTTGDTICDDQHPVILESMEFPEPVIELAIEPKTKAGQGKLGEALAKLAEEDPTFRAHTNKETGQTIIAGMGELHLEIIVDRLLREFHVEANVGAPQVAYKETITKSVDVDSKYAKQSGGRGQYGHCKVKFEPMDANAEETYKFESTVVGGAIPKEYIPAVGEGIEDAMKAGILGGFPVVGVHANVYDGSYHEVDSSEMAFHIAGSLAFKDAMSKASPVLLEPIMKVEVSTPEDYMGDVIGDINSRRGRIEGMDDIGGGKMIRGFVPLAEMFGYATDLRSRTQGRGNYSMFFERYEQVPKSVQEKVLSEKGK
- the tuf gene encoding elongation factor Tu encodes the protein MAKAKFERSKPHCNIGTIGHVDHGKTTLTAAITKTLNVRLGLGQAVAFDNIDKAPEERERGITISTAHVEYETENRHYAHVDCPGHADYVKNMITGAAQMDGAILVVAATDGVMAQTKEHILLSRQVGVPYIVVFMNKCDMVDDEELLELVDMEIRELLNEYDFPGDDTPIIQGSALKALEDPNSEWGDKILELMKAVDEWVPDPQRDTDKPFLMPVEDVFTITGRGTVATGRVERGILHLNEEVEIVGIKEETRKTVVTGIEMFRKLLDEAQAGDNIGALLRGVQRTEIERGQVLAKPGTVTCHKKFTAQVYVLTKDEGGRHTPFFNNYRPQFYFRTTDVTGVINLPEGTEMCMPGDNVEMTIELIHPIAMEQGLTFAIREGGRTVGSGRVATIIE
- a CDS encoding PcsB-like coiled-coil domain-containing protein — its product is MKNRKRFYGILAAFLVVANVLPCYGATTQEQIGETQQEKQQTEAELQTTEARIEALESKKGESEAYLSELNQQLSDLTLSLQQLQQDYNDKQSELEEVQAELEEAKAQEEKQYEDMKLRIQYMYEHSTSTGALEALFSAESFTDFLNRADTMSSINKYDREMLTTYQETKEEVAAKEQQVKDEQEAIRKLQEESADKQEQVQALYEATYNEIRDYTEDLEGAQGEQASLVAQIQKQEDALNQLLIQAKEEEVAAQQKAQAEEAARQAAQQAAVSNNSSSGGSSSGSSSSSGSSGNEASPAPSEPEQEDGSNSGGGTYLGRFKLTAYCSCSICCGKWAEYAGTTASGAKAEQGVTVAMGGVPFGTKLSINGHVYTVQDRGTAYGHVDVYFSNHSDALAFGLQYADVYQVG
- the spoVG gene encoding septation regulator SpoVG, with product MQITDVRVRKVAKEGKMKAVVSITIDDEFVVHDIKVIEGEKGMFIAMPSRKATDGEYRDIAHPINSATRDKIQKIILDKYEQAMAEDVEEAI
- a CDS encoding LytR/AlgR family response regulator transcription factor, which encodes MKRIAVCDDEKCMRDQMREYLKDLEPVFQADYYESGNALLDAGIFYDVIFLDIDMRGLTGIDTARIWRSKDKKAKIIYVTAYEDFREYAFSVHAFGYLVKPVSREKIQALLQEAMDYEQEEAVGPKVRFQTDEGFQEFPVRDICYFEYANRKIKLVTTECLFHMRGSIGDIAVKMESFGFAVPHKSFVVNLHHVKNLKGYDMFMTNGEILPLSQKKSAELREMLTRWLAQQI
- a CDS encoding RsmB/NOP family class I SAM-dependent RNA methyltransferase → MVLPEQFKNRMRNMLGDEYQDFIDSYEMPRQYGLRVNTLKVSPEEFGEMAPFPVERIPWIKNGFFYKEGIFPARHPYYAAGVYYLQEPSAMTPASRLSVEPGDRVLDLCAAPGGKATELAARLKGKGVLVANDISNSRARALLHNLELFGAANIFVTNEIPARLAESFPGYFDKILVDAPCSGEGMFRKDPDVIGSWSSERVDFFAKQQRSIVKSAVEMLRPGGVMLYSTCTFSAEENEGTVGWLLEQNPELELLKLEPYEGFSEGKPEWGGGNETLSCCVRIWPHRMNGEGHFMALLRKRTAGSEDERKRLEQQEEKQQNRVKRKKKEQPKAEGKLEAEEKKHLEAFLREGGAQLPCGRVESRGGKAYLVPEMPDSVKGIRFLRNGLYLGEFKKGRFEPSEAYAMYLSPECYSKVLSFGAESEQVEMYLRGETVFDIKVGEKCKNGWNLVCVDKFSLGWGKLSNGVLKNKYLCSWRKN
- a CDS encoding helix-turn-helix transcriptional regulator; translation: MNLGNSLFQARKKSGLSQEDVAEKLGVSRQTISKWETDIRMKSILPISG
- a CDS encoding nitroreductase family protein, producing the protein MMLDLLMKRRSCRKFQQKTVETDKIEKILLSAQLSPSGKNACPWEFITIEDKETLQKLGDCRKPNQPFLPQAPLAIAVLCNTEKSDTWIEDGSIASAIMQLEAESLGLGSCWVQIRLRESNQGKSSEEYVRELLGVPKHMAILNIIAVGYPEERLPAHTLNEIKTERVHKEIY
- the rpsG gene encoding 30S ribosomal protein S7, whose product is MPRKGHTQKRDVLADPIYNNKVVTKLINNIMLDGKKGVAQKIVYGAFAKVEEKAGKPALEIFEEAMNNIMPVLEVKARRIGGATYQVPIEVRPERRQALALRWITLYSRKRGEKTMEDRLANELMDAMNNTGASVKKKEDMHKMAEANKAFAHYRF
- the rpsL gene encoding 30S ribosomal protein S12, with protein sequence MPTFNQLVRKGRETSVKKSTAPALQKSFNSLKKKSTDMSSPQKRGVCTAVKTATPKKPNSALRKIARVRLSNGIEVTSYIPGEGHNLQEHSVVLIRGGRVKDLPGTRYHIIRGTLDTAGVANRKQARSKYGAKRPKK